One part of the Candidatus Defluviilinea gracilis genome encodes these proteins:
- a CDS encoding DUF4190 domain-containing protein yields the protein MDEQSNAPIFLPPAGGSGGRILAIASLILGVMSLCGWFLPICSVPLCVAGAVLGYLAMNDASQENLATVGMALSTISILLTCATFAMNHTLEIKRLLQGL from the coding sequence ATGGACGAACAATCGAATGCGCCTATCTTCCTCCCGCCCGCTGGAGGGAGTGGCGGGCGCATATTGGCGATCGCGTCGTTGATTCTTGGCGTGATGAGCCTTTGCGGCTGGTTTTTACCGATCTGTAGCGTGCCTTTGTGTGTTGCAGGCGCTGTGCTCGGATATTTGGCTATGAACGATGCCTCACAGGAGAATCTGGCGACCGTGGGCATGGCTTTGTCGACCATTAGTATCCTGCTTACCTGCGCCACCTTCGCAATGAATCATACTCTCGAAATTAAACGACTTTTACAAGGGCTGTAA
- a CDS encoding AAA family ATPase, which produces MPHLKSISVREFGSRDTDSFPFTLEIVKSLREIQFTSAVTFFVGENGSGKSTVLETIACAAESITVGSESVRTDKSLAPLRKLAQYFRLAWTKRTRKGFFLRAEDFFGYAKSMRQTKEEFQQELQNVKEEYKGRSKYAEVLASMPYQGQLAEMQRRYGDGLDSRSHGESFLTLFQSRFVPDGLYLLDEPEAALSPMRQLTFIAALKQMMRENSQFIIATHSPILLAFPDAQILQFSNGVIRRVQYNELEHVQLTKDFLNNPDSFLRHL; this is translated from the coding sequence ATGCCGCACCTGAAGTCAATTTCCGTGCGCGAGTTCGGTTCGCGCGATACAGACTCATTTCCGTTCACGTTGGAAATCGTCAAATCTCTGCGCGAGATTCAGTTTACTTCGGCTGTCACGTTCTTCGTCGGCGAGAACGGATCGGGGAAATCAACCGTCCTTGAAACGATCGCTTGCGCGGCGGAGTCGATCACAGTCGGGAGCGAGAGCGTGCGGACCGATAAATCCCTCGCGCCGCTTCGCAAACTTGCTCAATACTTCCGCCTCGCGTGGACGAAGCGCACACGCAAAGGATTCTTCCTGCGCGCGGAGGATTTCTTCGGGTACGCCAAGTCCATGCGGCAGACGAAGGAAGAATTTCAGCAGGAATTGCAAAACGTCAAAGAGGAATACAAGGGACGATCAAAATACGCCGAAGTGTTGGCGAGCATGCCCTATCAAGGTCAACTGGCGGAGATGCAGCGCAGATATGGCGATGGACTCGATTCGCGCTCGCATGGCGAATCGTTCCTGACCCTCTTCCAATCCCGCTTCGTCCCCGACGGGTTATATCTGCTCGACGAACCCGAAGCCGCGCTCTCGCCCATGCGCCAGTTGACGTTCATCGCCGCGCTCAAACAGATGATGCGGGAAAATTCGCAGTTCATCATCGCCACCCATTCGCCGATCCTGCTTGCGTTCCCCGATGCGCAGATCCTCCAATTTTCCAACGGCGTGATTCGCAGAGTACAATACAACGAACTCGAACACGTGCAACTCACAAAAGATTTCCTGAACAACCCCGATTCGTTTTTACGTCACCTATAA
- the uvrC gene encoding excinuclease ABC subunit UvrC translates to MDISEKLQGILDTLPAKPGCYLMKNADGAIIYVGKAISLKNRVRSYFHADASHDAKTRRLARDIVDIEWIVVGSELEALILEMNLIKKHRPRYNIRLKDDKRYPYIKVRWAEPYPKVTVTRQMVEDGSRYFGPYTSAWAVYQTLDILRKIFPYLTCDREITGQDKRACLYYDIKLCIAPCIGAASQASYRQMISDLMDFLSGHSEDIVARLQTEMEKAATEMRYEKAAAIRNQLKAIQSIIERQKIVFATDYKDSDVLAMARSDGEACVQVFFIRSGKLIGREYFILEGTEDSADAQIMEQFVTQFYTEAANIPQQVMLPQEIEEAKIIGEWLRSKRGGGKVEFIVPKDGQPSELVKMAAENATETLTALRAQWQADAHKQEQALAELQQALNLKEPPNRIECYDISNTQGTAIIGAMVVFTQGVADKKLYRKFNIESVVGAPDDFASMEEMLTRRFRRWRSAEESASQVGAKKDASFSFLPDLVIIDGGKGQLGRAVEVLEKYELMEKIPIVGLAKQQEEIFFPHKSDSLMLPRHSQALYLVQRIRDEAHRYGITAHRKKRQKIGMASILDAIPEIGPARRKSLLKHFGSVDKIRAASLEELCSIVPESAAQSIKAHLE, encoded by the coding sequence ATGGATATTTCAGAAAAACTACAGGGTATTCTCGATACTCTGCCTGCAAAGCCCGGCTGTTACCTGATGAAAAACGCGGACGGGGCGATTATTTACGTTGGCAAGGCGATCAGTCTCAAGAACCGCGTGCGCTCATACTTTCACGCGGACGCGAGTCATGACGCAAAGACGCGACGGCTGGCGCGCGATATCGTCGACATTGAATGGATTGTCGTCGGATCCGAACTTGAGGCGCTCATCCTCGAGATGAACCTCATCAAGAAACACCGCCCGCGTTACAACATTCGCCTCAAGGACGATAAACGTTACCCGTATATCAAAGTACGCTGGGCGGAGCCATATCCCAAGGTCACTGTGACGCGGCAGATGGTGGAGGATGGTTCGCGCTATTTCGGTCCGTATACCTCGGCGTGGGCTGTGTACCAAACGCTGGATATCCTGCGGAAAATCTTCCCATACCTGACATGCGACCGCGAGATTACCGGGCAGGATAAACGGGCGTGTCTATACTACGACATCAAACTGTGCATCGCCCCGTGTATCGGCGCGGCGTCCCAGGCTTCGTACCGCCAAATGATCTCCGATCTGATGGATTTTCTGAGCGGACACAGCGAGGATATCGTCGCGCGCTTGCAAACAGAAATGGAAAAAGCGGCGACCGAGATGCGCTATGAAAAAGCGGCGGCAATCCGCAACCAACTCAAGGCGATCCAGTCCATCATCGAACGACAGAAGATCGTCTTTGCAACCGATTATAAAGATTCGGATGTGCTCGCCATGGCGCGCAGTGACGGAGAAGCCTGCGTGCAGGTTTTCTTCATCCGCAGCGGCAAGTTGATCGGGCGCGAATACTTTATCCTCGAGGGCACGGAAGATTCCGCCGACGCGCAGATCATGGAGCAATTCGTCACCCAGTTCTATACCGAAGCCGCCAATATCCCACAGCAGGTGATGTTGCCGCAAGAGATCGAAGAGGCGAAGATCATCGGAGAATGGTTGAGGTCAAAACGAGGCGGCGGAAAAGTTGAATTCATCGTCCCGAAAGATGGGCAGCCGAGCGAGCTGGTGAAGATGGCGGCGGAAAACGCCACCGAAACTTTAACCGCCTTGCGCGCGCAATGGCAGGCAGACGCGCACAAACAGGAACAGGCTCTGGCAGAATTACAACAGGCGTTGAATTTGAAAGAGCCGCCCAACCGCATTGAATGCTATGACATTTCCAACACGCAAGGGACGGCGATCATCGGGGCGATGGTTGTATTTACCCAGGGCGTGGCGGACAAAAAGTTGTACCGCAAGTTCAATATCGAGAGTGTCGTCGGCGCGCCGGATGATTTCGCCTCGATGGAGGAAATGTTGACGCGGCGCTTCCGAAGGTGGCGGTCGGCTGAAGAGTCGGCGAGTCAGGTTGGGGCGAAGAAAGACGCGTCGTTTTCCTTCCTGCCGGACCTTGTCATCATCGATGGCGGCAAGGGCCAGCTTGGGCGCGCGGTGGAAGTCCTCGAGAAGTACGAGCTGATGGAGAAAATCCCGATCGTGGGGTTGGCGAAGCAACAAGAGGAAATATTCTTCCCGCACAAATCTGACTCGTTGATGTTGCCGCGTCATTCTCAAGCGTTATATTTGGTGCAACGGATTCGAGACGAGGCGCATCGGTACGGGATCACCGCGCACCGCAAGAAGCGACAAAAAATCGGCATGGCTTCGATCCTGGACGCAATCCCCGAGATTGGACCTGCGCGACGCAAGTCCCTCTTGAAACATTTCGGTTCTGTGGATAAGATTAGAGCCGCCTCGTTGGAGGAACTCTGTAGTATCGTGCCAGAAAGCGCGGCACAATCGATAAAGGCGCATTTGGAATGA
- a CDS encoding serine/threonine protein kinase gives MADWAGKTLGSVHIENLVARGGMAEVYKGTHKSYGVVAIKVMRGLLERDSEQLSRFQREAEVIGELKHPNIVQLLDYKVEDETPCIVMEYVPGPSLAAYMKALHEQKKRIPIGIVAKILKAVASALDYAHAKGIIHRDIKPANVLLRSQENSVELNDTLPIDVEPVLTDFGLVRLLDSTTHTTTGSVSGTPAYMSPEQSRGDKVDKRTDIYSLGVMLYEMLAGAVPFQSDTTFGMLMKHINEPPPVIEGISSDLQTILDRALAKDPSMRYESAGEFAQEFLAVFNGQTISPGTIHMAQMARQIAAEAKKKKQAPAERPLIRWLRIGAEIVIAAGLAFALFQFINPPTVPATPTPEPVDLNIPVGRMRFTDFNGVMDRVTLVFNSAEPPAAGTRYEAWLRNNANGRVRNLGSIRFNTSNIGQLEFTDPNRQNLLELYDEILVTIEQNNGVALKPSTNVAYSSIFPAEALDAARNLLASHSNTPNQYAPMQGLYYYSGSYITGAINGDPITPDFVGLVEAYQNGDEATARLRAEDVINLIVGDESEQYQDYNKNGILNNNDGDGFGSLPNGNHPGYLQLAALGAKDVGDASDSTPNMRIYSDNIQVCIQNMEGWTNQLLPLALQLTTTTFGPEMEPIINEMSSLGNYLLQGFDANQNGLVEPVEGECGVTLAYEYGWNLVEMPIFIGPNRVPPSGK, from the coding sequence ATGGCTGATTGGGCTGGCAAAACGCTCGGTAGTGTCCATATTGAAAATCTCGTAGCCCGCGGGGGAATGGCGGAAGTATACAAAGGCACGCACAAATCTTATGGGGTGGTAGCCATCAAGGTGATGCGAGGCTTGTTGGAACGAGATTCAGAGCAACTCAGTCGCTTTCAGCGCGAAGCCGAGGTGATTGGGGAATTAAAGCACCCCAATATCGTTCAACTGCTGGATTACAAGGTGGAGGATGAAACCCCGTGCATTGTCATGGAGTATGTGCCGGGCCCGTCTCTCGCCGCGTACATGAAAGCCCTGCATGAACAAAAAAAACGCATCCCCATCGGCATTGTTGCCAAAATCCTGAAGGCGGTCGCTTCGGCTCTCGATTATGCTCACGCAAAAGGAATTATCCATCGCGATATCAAGCCCGCCAACGTCCTGCTCCGTTCGCAAGAAAATTCAGTCGAGCTCAACGACACCCTGCCGATCGACGTGGAACCGGTTCTCACCGATTTCGGACTGGTCCGCCTCCTCGACTCGACCACACACACGACCACCGGCTCCGTTTCAGGCACGCCCGCGTACATGAGCCCGGAGCAATCGCGCGGCGATAAAGTGGACAAGCGCACCGATATCTACTCGCTTGGCGTCATGCTGTATGAAATGCTGGCAGGCGCGGTGCCGTTCCAGTCCGATACCACATTTGGCATGTTGATGAAACACATCAATGAGCCGCCCCCGGTGATCGAGGGTATCTCTTCCGATTTGCAAACTATCCTCGATCGAGCGCTGGCAAAAGACCCATCCATGCGGTATGAAAGCGCGGGCGAATTTGCTCAAGAATTTCTGGCTGTGTTCAACGGGCAAACAATCTCCCCGGGGACGATCCATATGGCGCAAATGGCGCGTCAAATCGCGGCGGAGGCAAAAAAGAAAAAGCAGGCTCCGGCAGAGCGACCGCTCATCCGCTGGCTTCGCATTGGCGCCGAGATCGTCATAGCGGCTGGGTTGGCTTTTGCCCTGTTCCAGTTCATCAATCCACCTACTGTGCCTGCCACCCCCACTCCGGAGCCTGTAGATCTGAATATCCCTGTTGGTCGGATGCGTTTCACCGATTTCAACGGCGTGATGGATCGAGTGACGCTTGTATTTAATAGCGCAGAGCCGCCTGCCGCTGGAACCCGGTACGAGGCATGGCTTAGAAACAACGCGAACGGGAGAGTGCGAAATCTCGGGTCAATCCGTTTTAATACATCAAACATCGGCCAACTCGAATTTACCGATCCCAACAGGCAAAACTTACTGGAGTTGTATGATGAAATATTGGTGACGATCGAGCAGAACAATGGCGTTGCATTAAAACCCTCGACGAACGTTGCGTATTCATCGATATTCCCGGCCGAGGCGCTCGACGCCGCGCGCAACCTGCTGGCTTCCCATTCCAATACCCCCAATCAATACGCCCCCATGCAAGGGCTATATTATTACAGCGGAAGTTATATCACCGGCGCGATCAATGGAGACCCGATCACCCCCGATTTTGTCGGCTTGGTTGAAGCATATCAAAACGGAGACGAAGCAACCGCGCGTTTACGCGCGGAGGATGTGATCAATCTGATCGTGGGCGATGAGAGCGAGCAATATCAGGATTACAACAAGAACGGCATTCTCAACAATAACGATGGCGACGGGTTCGGAAGTTTGCCAAACGGCAACCATCCCGGCTACCTTCAACTTGCCGCGCTGGGGGCGAAAGACGTTGGAGACGCAAGCGATTCCACGCCGAACATGAGGATTTATAGCGATAATATTCAAGTCTGCATCCAAAACATGGAAGGGTGGACCAATCAGTTGCTGCCGCTTGCCCTTCAATTAACAACCACGACGTTCGGACCGGAGATGGAACCCATCATCAACGAAATGTCGTCCTTGGGCAATTATTTATTGCAGGGATTCGATGCCAATCAAAATGGGCTGGTTGAGCCGGTGGAGGGAGAATGCGGCGTAACTCTGGCGTACGAATACGGCTGGAATCTCGTGGAAATGCCGATCTTCATCGGTCCCAATCGCGTTCCCCCAAGCGGAAAGTAA
- the speB gene encoding agmatinase — MNNNPAFGAGLQPFMGIPSFMRLPVTRELKDVDVAVMGVPFDSGTSYRTGTRFGPRKIREASLMIWGHNSTLNVSPLKKLNVVDYGDVSVVPTSIEHTMTAITNTASDIINTGTTLITLGGDHSIALPLLRAHAKKHGPVSLVHIDAHIDTWESEFEEVKYSHGTPFRYALQEGLIRAGEYMQIGIRGPLSGENDYADAKKLGARTVTIHEVMEKGIPEILKEVHQRMKGPVYVTVDIDSADPAFAPGTGTPEVGGLTSYQLLQLVRGLHGLNLIGFDLVEVSPPFDHGDITAILASNVVFEYLSLMAIKSR, encoded by the coding sequence ATGAACAATAACCCCGCGTTCGGCGCAGGCTTGCAACCCTTCATGGGCATTCCATCTTTTATGCGCCTGCCTGTGACGCGCGAGTTGAAAGATGTGGATGTGGCGGTGATGGGCGTGCCGTTCGACAGCGGGACTTCGTATCGCACAGGGACACGATTCGGTCCGCGCAAAATCCGCGAGGCATCGTTGATGATCTGGGGGCATAACTCGACTCTCAATGTCAGTCCGTTGAAAAAATTAAACGTGGTGGATTATGGCGATGTGTCAGTCGTGCCGACTTCCATCGAACACACCATGACCGCCATCACGAACACCGCCAGCGACATCATCAACACAGGCACAACGCTCATCACGCTCGGCGGCGACCATTCGATCGCGCTCCCCCTCTTGCGCGCTCACGCGAAGAAACACGGTCCCGTCTCGCTCGTCCACATCGACGCGCACATTGACACATGGGAATCCGAATTCGAAGAAGTGAAATACAGTCACGGCACGCCGTTTCGCTACGCGCTTCAAGAGGGATTGATCCGCGCAGGCGAATATATGCAGATCGGGATTCGCGGCCCGCTCAGCGGCGAGAACGATTATGCCGACGCGAAGAAACTCGGCGCGCGCACGGTCACGATCCACGAGGTGATGGAAAAAGGCATCCCTGAAATCCTCAAAGAAGTTCACCAGCGGATGAAGGGACCGGTCTACGTCACCGTGGATATTGATTCGGCTGACCCAGCCTTCGCCCCCGGGACAGGGACTCCCGAAGTCGGCGGGCTGACCAGTTATCAACTCCTCCAACTCGTGCGCGGACTGCACGGCTTGAACCTCATTGGCTTCGACCTGGTTGAAGTCTCGCCGCCGTTCGATCACGGCGACATCACGGCGATACTCGCGTCGAATGTTGTGTTTGAGTATTTGTCGTTGATGGCGATAAAGAGCAGGTGA
- a CDS encoding threonylcarbamoyl-AMP synthase — MKTKIVSANSPDAINLALDILKDGGLVAFPTDTVYGVGALVFDGKAIESIYTAKNRPIEKAIPVLIADADDMDKVGMDIPDIARRIAARFFPGPLTCIIPKQPTLPSAVSATATVGVRAPDHEVARSLLRAAGPMAVTSANISGQPSPSTAEEVFAQLNGRIPLIIDGGKTPGGVPSTVVDCASDEIKILREGPISLEEIKSKLSSSI; from the coding sequence ATGAAAACGAAAATCGTCTCAGCGAATTCACCCGATGCAATTAATCTGGCGCTCGATATTTTGAAGGACGGCGGCTTGGTCGCCTTCCCCACCGACACGGTCTACGGCGTTGGCGCACTCGTCTTTGATGGAAAAGCAATTGAGTCAATTTATACGGCGAAGAATCGTCCCATTGAAAAAGCGATTCCCGTTTTGATCGCGGACGCAGACGACATGGACAAAGTTGGAATGGACATTCCTGACATCGCGCGACGAATTGCCGCCCGCTTCTTCCCCGGACCTTTGACCTGCATCATCCCCAAACAGCCGACTCTCCCCTCAGCCGTCTCTGCCACCGCCACCGTCGGCGTGCGCGCGCCAGACCATGAAGTGGCGCGGTCATTGCTCCGCGCGGCGGGACCGATGGCGGTGACTTCGGCAAATATTTCGGGACAACCGAGTCCCTCCACAGCGGAGGAAGTGTTCGCGCAACTCAACGGACGGATTCCATTGATCATTGATGGGGGAAAAACCCCGGGCGGAGTTCCGTCCACTGTTGTAGATTGCGCAAGCGATGAAATTAAAATTTTACGCGAGGGACCGATTTCTCTCGAAGAGATCAAATCAAAACTCTCATCCTCCATTTAA
- the prfA gene encoding peptide chain release factor 1, giving the protein MLDKLKGIEDRYAQIGNELLEVGTNYQRAAELNKERVDLEPIVEKAREYRQAAKSLEEAKAILESEKDAELVALAESDIAELTPKIEILEKEIKAMLVPKDPRDDKNVIVEIRAGAGGDEAAIFAADLFRMYTRYADGKRWKNEIMSENAIGVGGFKEVIFEIKGKGAYSKLKYESGVHRVQRVPATEAQGRIHTSTATVAVMAEVDEVEIEIPESDIEIEVYRSSGAGGQNVQKNSTAVRLTHKPTGIVVTCQDERSQLQNKLRALSILRARLYELAEEKRRAEIESDRRSQVGSGDRSEKIRTYNYPQNRVTDHRIGFSNYNLPAVMDGAIDQFIEELSTRDEADRLAASGVDEDE; this is encoded by the coding sequence ATGCTCGATAAACTCAAAGGCATCGAAGACCGATACGCGCAAATTGGAAACGAACTGCTCGAAGTCGGCACAAATTATCAACGCGCCGCGGAACTGAACAAAGAGCGCGTGGATTTGGAACCCATCGTCGAAAAGGCGCGCGAGTACCGCCAGGCGGCGAAAAGTTTGGAGGAGGCGAAGGCGATCCTCGAGTCTGAAAAAGACGCGGAGTTGGTCGCGTTGGCAGAGTCTGACATTGCGGAGTTAACTCCGAAAATCGAAATCCTTGAAAAAGAGATCAAGGCGATGCTCGTGCCGAAAGATCCGCGCGACGACAAGAACGTGATCGTCGAAATTCGCGCGGGCGCGGGCGGCGATGAAGCCGCCATCTTCGCGGCAGACTTGTTCCGCATGTACACGCGCTATGCGGACGGCAAACGTTGGAAGAACGAGATCATGTCGGAGAACGCGATCGGCGTGGGCGGATTCAAAGAGGTGATCTTCGAGATCAAGGGCAAGGGCGCGTACTCGAAATTGAAATATGAGTCGGGTGTGCATCGCGTACAGCGCGTGCCAGCGACCGAGGCACAGGGACGCATCCACACATCCACTGCGACCGTCGCGGTGATGGCGGAAGTGGACGAAGTTGAAATTGAGATTCCCGAATCGGATATCGAAATCGAAGTGTATCGTTCCTCGGGCGCGGGCGGACAAAACGTACAGAAGAACTCAACCGCTGTGCGCTTGACACACAAACCGACGGGAATCGTCGTTACGTGTCAGGACGAACGCTCGCAGTTGCAAAATAAATTACGCGCGTTGAGCATCCTTCGCGCGCGGTTGTACGAACTGGCAGAAGAGAAACGCCGCGCCGAAATTGAGTCAGATCGCCGCTCGCAGGTGGGAAGCGGTGACCGCTCGGAGAAAATCCGCACGTACAATTATCCGCAGAACCGCGTCACGGATCATCGCATTGGATTCTCGAACTACAACTTGCCCGCCGTGATGGATGGCGCGATTGATCAGTTCATCGAGGAGTTGTCCACGCGGGATGAAGCGGATCGGTTGGCGGCTTCGGGCGTGGATGAGGATGAATAA
- a CDS encoding response regulator, protein MREIWVVDDDDEMSRAIGLMLEVLDCKVTVFNNARGAAQLIVSGKKPDLIILDVNMPEVSGLDMLEFLRRRADTVKLPIVMLSSEADDTVVDHALSLGADAFALKPVTLEELEKAMARSFYKNLDLRVNDG, encoded by the coding sequence ATGAGAGAAATATGGGTTGTGGACGACGACGATGAGATGAGTCGCGCGATCGGGCTGATGCTCGAGGTGCTCGATTGCAAGGTGACCGTGTTTAACAACGCGCGCGGCGCGGCGCAGTTGATCGTTTCGGGGAAAAAACCCGACTTGATCATCCTCGATGTGAACATGCCAGAGGTCTCCGGTTTGGACATGCTCGAATTTTTACGACGACGCGCCGATACGGTAAAACTGCCCATCGTGATGCTTTCCTCCGAAGCGGACGACACCGTTGTGGACCACGCGCTTTCGCTTGGTGCTGATGCCTTTGCGTTGAAACCAGTAACTCTCGAAGAACTTGAGAAGGCAATGGCGCGTTCGTTTTATAAAAATCTAGATTTGCGAGTTAATGATGGCTGA
- a CDS encoding CinA family protein: protein MIQTLPEDRIGILLRERGLTLALAESCTGGLVSDRITNIPGSSEYFRGGVVVYAYEAKVSILHVSWDTLNRFGAVSEQTVLEMARGARSVLDADIAVSISGIAGPGGGTESKPVGAVWLALAAPQGEWTRSRRFSGDRKQIKAASADAALQFVLDYLMGNM from the coding sequence ATGATTCAAACCCTTCCCGAAGATCGAATAGGCATACTCCTGCGTGAACGCGGGCTAACTCTCGCTCTCGCAGAATCGTGCACGGGCGGCTTGGTCAGCGACCGCATCACGAACATCCCCGGCTCGTCGGAGTACTTTCGCGGCGGGGTGGTTGTGTATGCCTACGAAGCGAAGGTATCCATCCTGCATGTTTCATGGGATACGCTCAACCGATTCGGCGCGGTCAGCGAACAAACAGTGCTGGAGATGGCGCGCGGCGCGCGGTCGGTTCTCGACGCGGATATCGCCGTGTCGATCTCAGGGATAGCGGGTCCAGGCGGTGGGACAGAATCCAAGCCTGTGGGCGCAGTGTGGCTGGCGCTTGCCGCTCCACAGGGCGAGTGGACGCGCTCTCGGCGTTTTTCTGGAGACCGAAAACAAATCAAAGCCGCATCGGCTGACGCGGCTTTGCAATTTGTGCTGGATTATTTGATGGGGAACATGTAG
- the prmC gene encoding peptide chain release factor N(5)-glutamine methyltransferase translates to MMDSPSLLSDISARLASLSDTPTLDASVLLARIVEHPRSWILAHPELTLTNEQQKGLDTSLSRLQNGEPFPYVLGRWEFLGLEFDVTPDVLIPRPETELLVEEAIAWLQKNPTKPKVADVGTGSGAIAVSIAVNVPKANILATDISANALLVAKRNAEKHGVNGRIEFAECDLLPESKVESRKSDLRPLTFDLICSNLPYIPTNTLKHLPVYQREPTLALDGGEDGLDSFRKLLNIVPDWLTPNALMLLEIESTLGEQTTQLARQYFPNAHIKLHQDLTGRDRLLEIQL, encoded by the coding sequence ATGATGGATTCCCCTTCGCTTCTCTCCGACATTTCAGCCCGTCTCGCCTCACTCAGCGACACGCCCACCCTCGACGCGTCTGTTCTGCTGGCTCGCATCGTCGAGCATCCGCGCTCGTGGATTTTGGCTCATCCTGAATTGACTCTCACAAACGAACAACAAAAAGGACTTGATACTTCGCTCTCGCGATTGCAAAATGGCGAACCTTTTCCGTACGTGTTAGGTCGCTGGGAATTTCTTGGATTGGAGTTTGACGTCACGCCTGATGTTTTGATTCCACGACCAGAGACCGAACTGCTCGTTGAGGAAGCCATCGCGTGGTTGCAAAAGAATCCAACAAAACCAAAGGTTGCCGATGTCGGCACAGGCTCAGGCGCGATCGCGGTTTCGATTGCGGTGAATGTTCCAAAGGCAAACATCCTTGCAACCGATATTTCAGCGAACGCATTGCTGGTTGCAAAACGGAACGCGGAAAAACACGGGGTGAACGGGAGGATTGAGTTTGCGGAGTGCGATCTACTTCCCGAGTCGAAAGTCGAAAGTCGAAAGTCCGACCTGCGACCTTTGACCTTTGACTTGATCTGCTCCAATCTGCCTTACATTCCGACAAACACGCTCAAGCATCTTCCTGTTTATCAGCGCGAACCGACTCTCGCGCTGGATGGCGGCGAAGATGGACTTGATAGTTTTCGCAAACTGCTGAACATCGTCCCTGATTGGCTCACGCCGAACGCGTTGATGTTGCTGGAGATCGAGTCCACGCTTGGCGAGCAAACGACGCAACTCGCTCGCCAATATTTTCCAAACGCGCACATCAAACTTCATCAAGACCTCACAGGTCGTGATCGTCTGCTCGAAATTCAATTATGA
- the tsaD gene encoding tRNA (adenosine(37)-N6)-threonylcarbamoyltransferase complex transferase subunit TsaD, with translation MTILSSTLILAIESSCDETACAVIENGRALLASTVASQMDIHARYGGVFPEVASRQHVLSIIPVVQQALAKSNLSLNDMDAIAVTRGPGLAGSLVVGMNMAKGLALALGLPLVGVNHLEGHVYSAWIHPAGESIPPEPQFPLMALLVSGGHTELNLMTDHLTYKRLGSTLDDAAGEAFDKVGRLLGIPFPGGPAIQKAAENGDPTRFKFTHPKLDNPYAFSFSGLKTAVLYQVNELKKTNEELPVADLAASFQATAVDILFNKTMQAARDFKAKEILVAGGVSANKALRTAFQSQTEFKVNIPAFSLCTDNAAMIAAAGYYRYASGQVSEMDMDVQPTWTLS, from the coding sequence ATGACTATCCTCTCTTCCACCCTAATCCTCGCCATCGAATCCTCGTGCGATGAAACCGCCTGCGCCGTCATCGAAAACGGACGCGCGCTTCTCGCCTCCACTGTCGCCTCGCAAATGGACATCCACGCGCGATATGGCGGCGTGTTCCCCGAGGTCGCCTCGCGCCAGCATGTGCTGAGCATCATCCCCGTTGTTCAGCAGGCGCTCGCCAAATCGAATCTCTCGCTCAACGACATGGACGCCATCGCGGTCACGCGCGGACCCGGTCTTGCTGGTTCGCTAGTCGTCGGCATGAACATGGCAAAAGGGCTTGCCCTCGCGCTCGGTCTTCCGCTCGTCGGCGTCAATCATCTTGAAGGGCACGTGTACTCGGCGTGGATTCATCCCGCTGGCGAATCGATTCCTCCCGAGCCGCAATTCCCATTGATGGCGCTTCTCGTCTCAGGCGGACACACCGAACTGAATCTGATGACCGATCATTTGACGTACAAACGCCTCGGTTCAACCCTCGACGATGCGGCTGGTGAGGCTTTCGATAAAGTGGGTCGCCTCTTGGGCATCCCGTTCCCCGGCGGACCCGCCATTCAGAAAGCCGCGGAGAATGGCGACCCAACGCGCTTCAAATTCACACACCCGAAACTAGACAATCCCTACGCCTTCTCGTTCAGCGGACTCAAAACTGCTGTGTTGTATCAAGTCAACGAGTTGAAGAAAACGAATGAAGAACTTCCCGTCGCTGATCTTGCCGCGTCCTTCCAAGCGACCGCCGTTGATATTCTCTTCAACAAGACCATGCAAGCCGCGCGCGATTTCAAGGCAAAAGAAATTTTGGTCGCGGGCGGAGTCTCTGCCAACAAAGCATTGCGGACCGCCTTTCAATCACAAACTGAATTCAAAGTGAACATCCCCGCCTTTTCGTTATGCACCGATAACGCCGCCATGATCGCCGCCGCGGGATATTATCGTTATGCGTCTGGTCAGGTTTCGGAGATGGACATGGACGTCCAGCCGACGTGGACGCTGTCATAA